The following proteins are encoded in a genomic region of Arachis stenosperma cultivar V10309 chromosome 4, arast.V10309.gnm1.PFL2, whole genome shotgun sequence:
- the LOC130973346 gene encoding protein trichome birefringence-like 19 produces MMLRIKSLENLHGKYTPSRNTTKSVILLPLIILLLIFLVYPYQSFPKISEVGTNNLNLNNNRSSSDTKRCNIFNGDWVPYSEGPYYNNETCNLIIDQQNCIKFGRPDMEFLKWRWKPYECELPLFNATQFLEIVKGKSMAFVGDSVGRNQMNSLLCLISHVAQPEDISQRYKTDAIYFRRWFYADYNFTLVTLWSPYLVKTSDVDPNGHSSNSLMNLHLDKADEAWVREIESFDFVIVSAGQWFFRPLIFYENDTIVGCHKCELKGIKDLSHYYGYKMAMRTALRSLINLKGYKGVTFLRTFSPAHFENADWNKGGSCERTKPYTKEEIKLDGYILWTYMTQVEEFIEAQREAKERGLQLLMMNTTEIMLRRPDGHPNNYVYGHHSSKGKKVIHNDCVHWCLPGPIDTWNEFLLYLLKMGSQFSLNSKLERFV; encoded by the exons ATGATGTTGAGAATTAAGTCCTTAGAAAATCTCCATGGAAAATACACTCCATCAAGAAACACTACAAAGAGTGTTATCTTGCTTCCATTGATTATTCTTCTTCTCATCTTCTTAGTATATCCATACCAATCATTTCCCAAGATTTCTGAAGTAGGTACCAacaatttgaatttgaataataataGAAGTAGTAGTGACACAAAAAGATGCAACATATTCAATGGAGATTGGGTTCCTTATAGTGAAGGGCCTTACTACAATAATGAGACATGCAATTTGATAATAGATCAACAAAATTGCATCAAATTTGGAAGACCTGACATGGAGTTCCTTAAATGGAGATGGAAACCCTATGAATGTGAGTTACCACTCTTCAATGCAACTCAATTCTTGGAGATTGTCAAAGGAAAATCCATGGCTTTTGTTGGAGACTCAGTGGGAAGAAATCAGATGAATTCATTATTGTGCCTCATAAGTCAT GTAGCACAGCCTGAGGATATTTCCCAGAGATATAAAACAGATGCCATATATTTCAGAAGGTGGTTCTATGCCGATTACAATTTTACCCTTGTAACACTTTGGTCCCCATATTTAGTGAAAACAAGTGATGTTGACCCTAATGGTCATTCTTCTAACAGCCTCATGAACCTACATTTAGATAAGGCAGATGAAGCATGGGTTAGAGAGATTGAAAGCTTTGATTTTGTCATTGTCTCTGCTGGACAATGGTTCTTTAGGCCACTAATATTCTATGAAAATGACACAATTGTTGGTTGCCACAAGTGTGAACTAAAGGGCATTAAAGACCTTTCACATTACTATGGTTACAAAATGGCAATGAGAACAGCATTAAGGTCTTTAATTAATCTCAAAGGGTATAAGGGTGTAACATTTTTGAGGACATTCTCTCCGGCACACTTTGAGAATGCTGATTGGAACAAAGGTGGAAGTTGTGAGAGGACAAAGCCTTATACCAAAGAAGAGATTAAGTTAGATGGTTATATCTTATGGACATATATGACTCAAGTTGAGGAGTTTATAGAAGCTCAAAGAGAAGCTAAGGAAAGAGGTTTGCAACTTTTGATGATGAATACAACTGAAATTATGCTTAGGAGGCCTGATGGACACCCTAACAACTATGTCTATGGACATCATTCATCAAAGGGTAAAAAAGTCATTCACAATGATTGTGTTCATTGGTGCTTACCTGGCCCTATTGACACATGGAATGAGTTTTTGCTTTATTTGTTGAAAATGGGAAGTCAATTTTCTTTAAATTCAAAGTTGGAGAGATTTGTGTAG